In Leishmania donovani BPK282A1 complete genome, chromosome 35, the following are encoded in one genomic region:
- a CDS encoding proteasome activator protein pa26, putative, with protein MAQAIRDAFTEEASLTVVEEWSSKVVSDLEARATNAHHARQGVLAKPYTADAAETVPVTVVASLREFQGQLHDIYRAAETIRTVIACRIPELKAEDNLGVEVQMAVLKMIDSLEGKLLGSSSGDKEGGAPGVAGMYAAREYLAARGSVEDKVLGNVSGDDKKTKSAAPSVLMELQQIDADALLKLELSATQISTQIRSFINAYAVNWKKLIQPRSNASEKSIS; from the coding sequence ATGGCGCAGGCAATCCGCGACGCCTTCACTGAGGAGGCGAGTTTGACCGTAGTGGAAGAGTGGTCCTCGAAGGTGGTGAGTGACCTCGAGGCGCGCGCCACGAACGCACATCACGCACGCCAGGGAGTGTTGGCGAAGCCCTACacggccgacgccgcggaaACGGTGCCAGTCACAGTCGTGGCGTCGCTTCGTGAATTCCAGGGGCAGCTGCACGACATCTATCGCGCCGCCGAGACGATCCGCACCGTCATCGCGTGCCGAATTCCTGAGCTAAAGGCGGAGGACAACCTCGGCGTCGAGGTGCAGATGGCCGTCTTGAAAATGATCGACTCGCTGGAAGGGAAGCTGCTCGGTAGCTCCAGTGGCGACAAGGAAGGCGGTGCGCCAGGTGTGGCGGGCATGTACGCGGCACGCGAGTACCTTGCCGCGCGCGGGTCTGTGGAAGACAAGGTACTCGGCAacgtcagcggcgacgacaaaAAGACAAAGTCCGCGGCACCGTCGGTGCTGATGGAGCTTCAACAGATTGATGCGGATGCGCTGTTGAAGCTAGAGCTCAGCGCCACGCAGATCTCGACGCAGATCCGCTCCTTCATCAACGCTTACGCAGTCAACTGGAAGAAGCTAATCCAGCCGCGCTCCAACGCATCGGAGAAGAGCATCAGCTAG
- a CDS encoding CBS domain protein, conserved, whose translation MSASEVQHSYYPASAAHTSYQAGSYLLEAGYRPTDEECATLAAPIASFLRNCSCYDMLGVSTQVVVLDVQAPLSVAFIAAQETRIQSCVLWDPRKRQYVGVLTSTDYICILLYCQAHPKEADAVALWTIEHWQEVRAAQGLGRPKEKLGAPPGPKSGIITCKTDTSLHDCLQMMREHCVRRIIALAEKEGEDFSLVAMMDVEQIVEYLGVMFFHIEKAGGSIGRAGGGANSSTGDAAGDGAGGVGAPHRTNLTISTAKNTTSVAGDSDLSSPQHNNSHQLRSNDFEEYDDDPQGVFALGEAYVLPPYVASIITQAEAAGASGSGGVGIASDVRVGPYSSIFDVPFMYVPQVGAHRRKPIFATMEQKLSEALTLMLDHNTESIAVCSPKEGVIIDVVSRSDLLRMENQGVYDTQLTVREALASKISDHIFVFYEKDTLREIFSHFVRRRVKELFMVDPDTGRLLGQLNVAEFVHFLVFGVSD comes from the coding sequence ATGTCTGCGTCTGAGGTTCAGCACTCCTACTACCCCGCGAGTGCGGCGCACACGAGCTATCAAGCCGGCTCCTATCTCCTGGAGGCCGGATACAGACCCACAGATGAGGAGTGTGCCACCCTCGCGGCACCGATTGCCAGCTTCCTGCGCAACTGCAGCTGCTACGACATGCTCGGTGTGTCAACGCAGGTGGTGGTCCTCGACgtgcaggcgccgctgtcggtCGCCTTCATCGCCGCCCAGGAAACGCGCATCCAGAGCTGCGTCCTATGGGACCCGCGCAAGCGGCAGTACGTCGGCGTGCTCACCTCCACCGACTACATTTGCATTCTCCTGTACTGTCAGGCACACCCGAAAGAGGCAGACGCGGTGGCTCTGTGGACGATCGAGCACTGGCAGGAggtgagggcggcgcagGGGCTCGGGCGGCCGAAGGAGAAGCTGGGTGCGCCGCCAGGGCCAAAGAGCGGTATCATCACATGCAAGACAGACACTTCGCTGCACGACTGCCTGCAGATGATGCGGGAGCACTGCGTCCGCCGCATCATCGCCCTAgcggagaaagagggcgAAGACTTCAGCCTCGTTGCCATGATGGACGTGGAGCAAATTGTCGAGTACCTTGGCGTGATGTTCTTTCATATTGAGAAGGCCGGTGGTTCGATCGGCcgggccggcggcggcgcgaacagcagcacgggcgacgcagcaggtgacggcgctggtggtgttggtgccCCTCACCGCACGAACTTGACAATATCCACAGCGAAAAACACGACCAgcgtcgccggcgacagcgacttATCCTCGCCGCAGCACAACAACAGTCACCAGCTCAGGTCAAACGATTTCGAAGAGTACGATGACGACCCGCAAGGCGTCTTTGCTCTTGGCGAAGCCTATGTGCTGCCCCCTTACGTCGCGTCTATCATCACCCAAGCAGAGGCCGCCGGGGCGAGCGGGTCTGGTGGCGTCGGCATCGCTTCTGACGTGCGTGTCGGCCCTTACAGCTCTATCTTCGATGTCCCGTTCATGTATGTGCCACAAGTCGGTGCGCACCGCCGGAAGCCCATCTTTGCAACGATGGAGCAGAAGCTGAGCGAGGCGCTGACGCTCATGCTAGACCACAACACGGAGAGCATCGCCGTTTGCTCTCCGAAGGAAGGTGTCATCATCGACGTTGTCAGTCGCAGCGACTTGCTGCGGATGGAAAATCAGGGCGTGTATGACACGCAGCTGACGGTGcgggaggcgctggcgagcaAGATTAGCGACCACATCTTTGTCTTCTACGAGAAGGATACGCTGCGGGAAATCTTCTCCCACTttgtgcggcgccgcgtcaaGGAGCTCTTCATGGTGGACCCGGACACAGGGCGGCTGCTGGGGCAGCTGAACGTGGCAGAGTTCGTGCACTTTCTGGTCTTCGGTGTCAGCGATTAG
- a CDS encoding rRNA dimethyltransferase, putative, with protein sequence MHGASASSSPQAAAPVALPPLRCPGGPRVKAEGIKQLYKVPHAGFLAKYDQRFMLNLKLTHQLVSYLSRTTLTTPDKVLVELGPGVGSLTRSLLTRPCVGVLGIEVDERFSPHLEQIRSYTSNKFQWVTADVLKVDELELLKSAFPHFVKANIRRPPSPGQETWAANSAAGRSPSSGSQRVTFTDDAGENDADGYEGAPLRSAQRERLLRQRRARQPYQHSDDTHRGGAEGAADPETAASPNAAFDVTNYWWSNGNAKVEVIANLPFEIITELLMRYAVDCSQHRGLFAFGRVPVHVFTQREVAERILAPAGSVQFSRLSVLCQCFFHVRLKQTFLDQTYYPRTEVEGAMLTLEPRSVPLAHGLDASTLIHFTNLLMKPGLRAATVHKSLSRFAPAELVHYMLQELRMDGAMTVLDLSVVEVTRLACLWQQFVIMSQQQPQPEADGAEAEAGSRKARSPNGAV encoded by the coding sequence ATGCACGGCGCTTCggcttcgtcgtcgccgcaggcagcggcaccagtTGCGCTACCcccgctgcgctgcccggGCGGACCGCGCGTTAAGGCAGAGGGCATCAAGCAACTGTACAAAGTACCGCACGCCGGGTTCCTTGCCAAGTACGACCAGCGCTTCATGTTAAACCTCAAGCTCACCCATCAACTCGTCAGCTATCTTAGTCGCACAACACTCACGACGCCGGACAAGGTGCTGGTGGAGCTGGGACCTGGCGTCGGGTCACTCACACGGAGTCTGCTGACGCGGCCTtgcgtcggcgtcctcggGATCGAAGTGGACGAACGCTTCAGCCCACACCTAGAGCAGATCCGCAGCTACACAAGCAATAAGTTCCAATGGGTGACCGCCGACGTGCTCAAGGTGGacgagctggagctgctgaaaTCGGCCTTCCCGCATTTTGTGAAGGCCAACATAAGGCGTCCACCCAGTCCTGGACAGGAGACTTGGGCGGCCAACTCGGCAGCCGGCCGCTCTCCAAGCAGTGGATCGCAGAGAGTCACCTTCACTGACGACGCCGGTGAGAACGACGCGGATGGGTACGAGGGTGCGCCGTTGCGCTCGGCTCAACGTGaacggctgctgcgtcagcgccgcgcgcggcagccCTACCAACACAGTGACGACACCCAccgcggaggtgctgaaggagcgGCAGACCCGGaaacagcggcgtcgcctaACGCTGCCTTCGATGTGACAAATTACTGGTGGTCTAACGGGAATGCGAAGGTCGAGGTGATTGCAAACCTGCCCTTCGAGATCATCACCGAGCTGCTGATGCGCTACGCAGTGGACTGCTCGCAGCATCGCGGGCTCTTCGCCTTTGGCCGTGTGCCGGTACACGTCTTCACCCAGCGCGAGGTGGCCGAACGCATTCTGGCACCGGCTGGGTCCGTGCAGTTCAGCCGCCTTTCTGTCCTCTGCCAGTGCTTCTTTCACGTTCGCCTCAAGCAGACGTTTTTAGACCAGACTTACTACCCGCGCACAGAGGTGGAGGGCGCAATGCTGACGCTGGAGCCGCGTTCCGTGCCACTCGCACACGGTCTCGATGCGTCCACCCTGATTCACTTTACCAACCTGCTCATGAAGCCGGGactgcgcgccgccaccgtgcaCAAGTCGCTCTCCCGATTTGCACCTGCGGAGTTGGTGCATTAcatgctgcaggagctgcgaATGGACGGCGCGATGACAGTGCTGGACTTGTCTGTGGTCGAGGTCACCCGCTTGGCTTGCCTGTGGCAGCAGTTTGTGATCATGTCGCAACAGCAACCACAGCCGGAGGCCGACGGTGCCGAGGCAGAAGCTGGAAGCCGCAAGGCCAGATCCC